The following proteins come from a genomic window of Prionailurus viverrinus isolate Anna chromosome D1, UM_Priviv_1.0, whole genome shotgun sequence:
- the HINFP gene encoding histone H4 transcription factor isoform X6, which produces MDSSADLIRHVYFHCYHTKLKQWGLQALQSQADLSPCILDFQSRNIIPDIPDHFLCLWEHCESSFDNPEWFYRHVEAHSLCCEYQAVGKDNQVVLCGWKGCTCTFKDCRKLREHLRSHTQEKVVACPTCGGMFANNTKFLDHIRRQTALDQQRFQCSHCSKRFATERLLRDHMRNHVNHYKCPLCDMTCPLPSSLRNHMRFRHSEDRPFKCDCCEYSCKNLIDLRKHLDTHSKEPAYRCDFESCGFSARSLCSIKSHYRKVHEGDSEPRYKCHVCDKCFTRGNNLTVHLREKHQFKWPSGHPRFRYKEHEDGYMRLQLVRYESVELTQQLLRQPQDGLDPGASLSESSLQGIILEAVPGEPGPQEEAEEEEEGGSGDGTALAASQDTPSPVIHVVNQTNAQGEQEVVYYVLSEAPGEPPPAPEPPSGNVTEKLQGIAEEPQVQMV; this is translated from the exons ATGGACAGTTCTGCTGACCTCATCCGCCACGTCTACTTCCACTGCTACCACACCAAGCTGAAGCAGTGGGGGctgcaggctctgcagagccagGCCGACCTCAGCCCCTGCATCCTGGACTTCCAGAGCCGCAACATCATCCCTGACATCCCTGACCACTTCCTGTGTCTGTGGGAGCACTGTGAG AGTTCCTTCGACAACCCCGAGTGGTTCTATCGGCACGTGGAAGCACACAGCCTGTGCTGTGAATACCAAGCGGTCGGCAAAGACAACCAGGTGGTGCTGTGTGGCTGGAAAG GCTGTACCTGCACCTTCAAGGACTGCCGGAAGCTTCGAGAGCACCTCCGCAGCCACACCCAGGAGAAGGTGGTGGCCTGCCCCACCTGCGGGGGCATGTTTGCCAACAACACCAAGTTCTTAGATCACATCCGTCGCCAGACCGCGTTGGATC AGCAACGCTTCCAGTGCTCTCACTGTTCCAAGAGATTTGCCACGGAGCGGCTGTTGCGGGACCATATGCGTAACCATG tGAATCACTATAAGTGTCCTCTGTGTGATATGACCTGCCCGCTGCCATCGTCCCTCCGAAACCACATGCGCTTTCGCCACAGCGAGGACCGGCCTTTTAAGTGTGACTGTTGTGAGTACAG CTGCAAGAATCTGATTGACCTGCGGAAGCACCTGGACACCCATAGCAAGGAGCCAGCCTACAGGTGTGACTTCGAGAGCTGCGGCTTCAGCGCGCGATCCCTCTGCTCTATCAAGTCCCATTACCGAAAAGTGCATGAG gGAGACTCAGAGCCGAGATACAAATGTCACGTATGTGACAAATGCTTCACGAGGGGCAACAACCTCACCGTGCACCTTCGAGAGAAGCACCAGTTCAAGTGGCCCTCAGGGCACCCCCGTTTTCG GTACAAGGAGCATGAAGATGGCTACATGCGGCTGCAGCTGGTTCGCTACGAGAGTGTGGAGCTGACGCAGCAGCTGCTGCGGCAGCCGCAGGACGGATTGGACCCGGGAGCATCGCTGAGTGAGAGCAGCCTGCAGGGCATCATTCTCGAAGCAGTGCCAGGGGAGCCGGGACCCCAGGAAGAGGccgaagaggaagaggagggtgggAGCGGTGACGGCACGGCCCTCGCAGCCTCTCAGGACACTCCCAGCCCCGTCATCCATGTGGTGAACCAGACCAACGCCCAGGGCGAGCAAGAGGTTGTCTACTATGTGCTGTCCGAGGCCCCGGGAgagccccccccagcccccgagcCCCCCTCAGGGAACGTCACGGAAAAGCTTCAGGGAATAGCTGAGGAGCCACAAGTCCAGATGGTGTGA